Part of the Crossiella cryophila genome, CTCGAACCAGGAGAACGGCACGTAGATCTCGGCCACGTCGACCTGCCGCAGCGGATCGGTGATCCCGGCCTGCCGCCACAGCGCGGCCGCGGCTTCCTGCCCGGCACGCGGGTTGACCTGGTCCCGCCCGGCGAAGCTGGTCGGTTCGGTGCGCATCGCGGTGGCGTGCACCCAGGCCACGTTGCCGGGTGCGGCGCGGGCCGCGGTCTCGTCGCCGAGCACGATCGCGGCGGCCCCGTCGGAGGAGGGGCAGGTCTCGTCGTAGCGGATCGGGTCCCACAGCATCGGCGATGCCTGCACCGATTCCAGGGTGATGTCAGGCTGCCGCAGGTGCGCGTGCGGGTTGCGGGCGCCGTTGCGCCGGTCCTTGACCGCGACCAGCGCGCCGATGTGCTCGGGTGCTCCCGCGCGCCGGATGTAGGCGCGCACATGGGGTGCGAAGTAGCCGCCCGCGCCGGCGTGCACCGGCATCACGAACGGGGTCGGCACGGACAGCGCCCACATCGCGTTGGACTCGGACTGCTTCTCGAAGGCCACCGCGAGGACCCGGCGGTGGATCCCGGCCTGTACCAGGCTGGCCGCGACCACCGCGGTGGAGCCGCCGACCGAACCGGCGGTGTGCACGCGCAGCAACGGTTTCCCGGTGGCGCCCAGGGCGTCGGCCAGGTGCAGTTCGGGCATCATCACGCCCTCGAACAGGTCAGGGGCCTTGCCGAGCACGATCGCGTCGATGTCGGCGAGTTCGACCCCGGCGTCGATCAGCGCGCGGTCGACGGCCTCGCGGCAGAGTCCGGCCATGGAGACGTCGAGGCGTTTGGCCGCGTGGTGGGTCTGGCCGGTGCCGAGCACGGCCGCGAGCTGGGCCATCAGTCCTCGCCCCCCATGACGCACACCAGATTCTGTTGCAGGCACGGGCCACTGGTCGCGTGCGCCAGCACCCGGTCCGCGGTGCCGGTGTGGATGTGCCTTGCCGCCAAACCGATCCGGGCCAGTCCGGCGGCGAACATCGGATTGCCCGCGAGCACACCGCCGGAGGGGTTGATCCTGGCCTCGTCGAGGCCGAGTTGTTGGCGGAGCAGGATTTCCTGGTGGGTGAACGGCGCGTGCAACTCGGCAACCTGCACGCCGTCGCTGCCCGCCGCGCGCGCCGCGGCGACCGCGGAGGGGACGGCGGTGAGGTCGCGGGCGCCGAGCTGGCCGCTGTCGATCCGGTGTTCCAGGCCGGTGATCCACGCCGGGCGCGGGCACAGTTCGCGGGCCCGGTCCCCGGCGGCCAGGACCACCACCGCGGCGCCGTCGCTGATCGGCGCGCAGTCGTGCGCCCGCAACGGATCCGCGAGGTAGGGCTGGTCCAGGAGTTCCTCGATCGTTGGCGTGCCAATGAGTTGCGCCTCGGGGTTGTCCCGCGCGTCGGCCCGGGAACGCGCGGCGACCTCGGCCATCGCGCGTTCGCTCCACCGGCCCTGGGCCATACCGAGGCGGGCCTGCAACCCGGCGATGCTCACCGAGTCCGGCCACAGCGGGGTCATCAGGTACGGATCCAGTTGCAGGGCAAGCACTCGGCGCAGTTCACCGGCGGAGGACTTGCCGAAGCCGTACACCAGCGCGACATCCACCTCGCCCAGCTTGAGCCGCACCCACGCCTCGTACAGCGCCCAGGCCGCGTCCATCTCCACGTGTGATTCGCTGATCGGCGGGAACGCGCCGATCGCGTCCACCGCGGAGACGAAGGAGAACGCCCGCCCGGCCAGGTAGTCCGATGACCCCGAGCACCAGAACCCGATGTCCTGTTTGGACAGTCCGGTGTCCAGGTAGACCTGCTGGAACAGTGGTACGAGCAGTTCGACCCCGTTGCCGGACGCCGAAGTCCGGCGCACGGCCGGGGACTGGGCGAATCCGACGACGGCGACCTCCGGCACGGCCGGCTCCTCTGCTGGTGGTGGGTTACAGGTGGCGGGCGAAGCTGTCGAACGGCGCGTCGGGCTCGCCGGTCGGGGTGAAGTGGTCGATGTTCTCCAGGGTGTGGCCCCACTGGTCGCGGGGCCGCCACACCGCGCGCACCCGCAGGCCCATCCGGACCTGTTCGGGCGCGATGCCCAGCACCAGGTGCTGGAACGGGATGTCCGCGCCGTCCAGCAACACCGAGGCGGCCACGTACGGCGGCTGGATGCGCTGGCCCAGGAACGGCACGTTGACCACGCAGAAGCTGGTCACCGTGCCTTCCTCGGCCAGCTCGACCCAGTCGGTCAGCGGCACGCCGTCGGTGGGGCAGGCGCCGCGCGGCGGGATGTAGACCTGGGTGCACACCGAGCAGCGCTGGCCGGTCAGCCTGCCCTGCTCGACGCCGCGCAGGAATTCGCTTTCCGCGGCCGAGGCACTGTGCCGGTAGCGCAGGTCCACCGGGCTCACCGTGCCGCGCACCGGCTCGTCGAAGGTGCGCACCGGTGGTTCGGGGGTGGGGGAGTCCAGCAGTTCGAAGCAGGCCAGGTCGGTGATGGCGCCGACCGGTTCTTCGGCCCAGCGGGCGCGGACCCGCAGGCCGATCGACATCGCGCCGGGGCCGGGTGCGGCCACCGCGTGCAGCAGGGCGGTGTCCGCGCCGTCCAGCCTGATCAACGCCCACGCGAACGGTTGCGCCAGTGGTTGTCCGGCAAGGGGTTCCGGCTGCCAGGTCCAGCTCAGCACGGTCCCGGCGCTGCCCACCTCGACCAGTTCGGTGAGTGGCTCGGCGGTCACCGGGTCGTACTCGGCGGGCGGCACGTGCACCCGTCCGTCCGCGCCACGGACGCCCAGCACGCGGTGCTCGCGCAGGGCGGTCAGGAAGGCGCCGAGCGTCGGCCCGAGCGAGCGGGTGTAGGCGAACTCCACCCGAAGCTCAGCGCTGAGCGGCTCGTGGCTCACGGTCACGGAAATGAGTGAAACACGTTCTCGTTTTTGCGGCAAGATGGTAGGCGTAGGCAGACCCCGGAAGGATGGTTGTGCGCTATGCGGCTTGGGTTGCAGCTCGGCTACTGGGGTGCGGGACCACCGGCGGACACCCTGGAACTCGTTACCGAGGCGGAGCAGGCCGGGTTCGACGCGGTCTTCGCCGCCGAGTCCTGGGGCTCGGACGCCTTCACCCCACTGGCCTGGTGGGGCTCGCGCACCGAACGGATCCGGCTGGGCACCTCGGTGGCCCAGCTCTCCGCGCGCAGCCCGGCCGCCTGCGCCATGCACGCCCTCACCCTGGACCACCTCTCCGGCGGCCGGGCCATCCTCGGCCTCGGCGTGTCCGGACCGCAGGTGGTGGAGGGCTGGTACGGGCAGCCCTTCCGCAAACCCCTGGCCCGCACCAGGGAGTACGTCTCGATCATCCGCCAGGTGCTGGCCCGGCAGGCCCCGGTGCGCAACGACGGGCCGCACTACCCGTTGCCCTACACCGGAACCGGCGCACTCGGCCTGGGTCGTCCGCTCAAGCCGATCACCCACCCGCTGCGCGCCGACCTGCCGATCTGGCTCGGTGCGGAGGGTCCGGCGAACATCGCGCAGACCGCGGAGATCGCCGACGGCTGGCTGGCCATCTACTACACGCCACGGCTGGCCGGGATCTACCGCGAGTACCTGGAGGAGGGCTTCGCCCGGCCCGGCGCGCGGCGCAGTGCCGCGGACTTCGAGATCGCGGTGAGTGTGCCGGTGGTGGTCACCGAGGACCCGGCCGCCGCACTCGCCCGGCTCAAACCGACCTACGCGCTCTACCTGGGTGGCATGGGCGCGCCGTCGATGAACTTCCACGCCGACGTGTTCGCCCGGATGGGATACGGCGAGGTGGTGGCGGAGGTGACGCGGCTGTTCGTGGCCGGTCGAAAGGAGGACGCCGCGCGGGCGGTGCCCGATGAGATGGTGTCCGAGGTGACCATCATCGGCGGGCCGGAGCGGGTGCGCGCGGAAGTGCGGCGATGGGCGGCGGCCGGGGTGAGCATGCTGGTTGTCGGCTGCCAGGACGCCGCGGCGGTACGCGCGGTGGGTGCGGCTGTGGTGTCGAGCGAGAGCGGGGTGGCGGTATGAGCGAGCCGACCGGACTGTGGCAGATCGCGCAGGCGTACCCGGACCGGACCGCGGTGGTCGAACCGGACGGCACGCAGGTCAGCTACGGCGAACTCGTCCGGCGGGCCAACCGCTACGGCCGGGGTTTCCAGGCGCTGGGCCTGCGGCCGGAGGACACCGTGGTCGCGCTGCTGCCCAACTCCGCCGACCTGCTCGCGGTGTTCTTCGCCGCGTTGCAGACCGGGCTGTACTTCGTGCCGGTGAACTGGCACCTGGTCGGCCCGGAGATCAACTACATCATCGGGGACAGCGGGGCCAAGGTCTTCCTCGCGCACGAACGCTTCACCGAGGCCGCCCAGGCGGCGGTCGCGGGTGCCGCGGTGACCGAGGAGGCGCGGTTCGCGGTCGGGGAGATCGAGGGGTTCCGGCCGCTGGCCGAACTGGGCGCGGGGGAGCCCGCCACCCGGCCGGACGAGCGGGTGCTGGGCTCGCCGATGCTCTACACCTCCGGCACCACCGGGCGGCCGAAAGGCGTGCGCCGGCCGCTGACCGGGGAGCCGGTGGACGAGATCCCGGCCCGCAACCGGCTGTTCTTCGCCCTGTTCGACCTCAAACCGCACGACGGGCACGTGCACCTGTGCGGATCGCCGCTCTACCACGCCGCGGTGCTCAGCTTCGGCGTCGTCTCGGTGCTCTACGGGCATCCGGTGGTGCTGATGGACGGCTGGGACGCGGAGGAGTCGCTGCGGCTGATCGAACGGCACGGGATCACGCACAGCCACGTGGTCCCCACCCAGTTCAACCGCCTGCTCACCCTGCCTGCGGAGACCAGGGCGCGCTACGACCTGTCCTCGCTGCGCAAGATCGTGCACGGGGCCGCGCCCTGCCCGCCGGAGACCAAGCGCCGGATGATCGAGTGGCTGGGGCCGGTGATCATGGAGTACTACGCGGCCACCGAGGGCGGCGGCGCGGTGATCGACTCCGCCCAGTGGCTGGCCAAACCCGGTTCGGTCGGCCTGCCCTGGCCGGGATCGCAGGTCAGGGTGCTCGACGAGGAAGGCACCGACCGACCGGTAGGCGAGCCCGGTCTGGTGTATTTGCAGGCCGGGGCGGTGACCACGTTCGAGTACCACGGCGATCCGGAGAAGACCAAGGCCAACCGGGTCGGCGAGCTGTTCACCATGGGAGATATCGGTTACCTGGACGCCGAGGGCTACCTGTTCCTGTGCGACCGGCGTAACGACATGATCATCTCTGGTGGGGTGAACATCTACCCGGCCGAGATCGAGGGCGAGCTGGCGGTGCACCCGAAGGTGGCCGATGTGGCGGTCTTCGGCATCCCGCACCCGGACTGGGGCGAGGAGGTCAAGGCGGTGGTCCAGCCAGCCGACGGGGTGACCGCGGACGCCGCGCTCACCGAGGAGCTGCTCGCCTACGCCGGCACCCGGCTGGCCAGGTTCAAGCTGCCCCGCAGCATCGACTACCTCGACTCGCTGCCCAGGGATCCCAACGGCAAGCTGTACAAGCGCAGGCTGCGCGAACCGTACTGGGCGGGCAGCGCACGCAACATCTGAGAGGGAGCCGCATGAGTCGCCGCGACCAGATCACCATGTCCCCGGCCGAGGTGGAGGACTTCCTGGCCGAGCGCCGCACGCTGGTGGTGGCCAGCCTCGGCCCGACCGGCCACCCACACGTGGTGCCCATGTGGTTCGCCCTGCTCGACGGGGAGATCGTGTTCTGGACCTACGCCTCCTCGCAGAAGGTGCTCAACCTGCGCCGCGACCCACGGCTGAGCTGCCTGGTGGAGGCCGGGGACAGCTACGAGAAGCTGCGCGGGGTGTCGATGGAGGGCACCGCGCAGGTGGAGACCGACCCGGCGGCGGTGCTGCGGGTGGGGACGGCGATCCTCACCCGCTACGGCGGCGGGCCGGTGGACGAGGCGGCGCAGGAGCACATCGCCCGGCAGGCGGTGAAACGGGTCGCGATCACCTTCCATCGCAGCCGGATCGCGAGCTGGGATCACCGGAAGCTGGGGGCGGGGGTGTACTGAGCGGCGGGTTGGCCGTTGTGGGGCAAGAGCGACAGTCAAGGGCGTCCTCGCCGGACGGGCAGAAATCAAAGGATGGGGGGAGAAAATCAAGAGCAAAGACGCAGTGCTCGTACGGTCCCCCATCCCCGTCAGCCCTCCGATACCAAACCACATCCCGGGCAAGCGGCCAGTCGCGTTTGTGTTGACTCGGCGGCGGATTGTGTTGAAGGCCGCTTGCCCGGGATGCGGTGTGTCCTCTCCAGGCTGACGGGGATGGGGAACCGCTCAGGAGATGTTTGAAAAGCCACCCCGGCCGCCCGTCCTCGGGCTCCGCCCGGTCGCAGCGTGTGTGAACCGCCTAGCCGCATCGTTCCCGGGCTTCGCCCGCCTGCCCCCAACGCTCCCCGCCCCGGGCTCCGCCCGCCCACCAGGCCGCGTCCTCGACTCACAACGGCCAACATGGTGTCCCACTTCGGCCAACACACCGTCCACAACGGCCAACACGCCGTCCCATAACGGCCAACACGCGCGGAGGGGGTTGAACCCCAACCCTCTCCCGGCGTGTTGGCCGTTGTCGTACCGTGTGTTGGCCGTTCTTGTACGCCGAGTTGGCACTTGTCGTACGCCGGGCGGGCGGAGCCCTGCTGCCAACTCGCCCGTCTTCCAGCCCCGGAACCGCCCGGCTGTCCCGCTCCGGGCTTCCTCCGCCCGGAACCGCCCAGCCGCCACGCCCCGGGCTCCGCCCGCCCCGCGCCCACCACCACCACCACCACCACCACCACCCGGCCGCCCGCCTCCGGGGCTTCGCCCGCCTGCCCCCCACGCCCACCGCTTCGCCGTCCCGCAACGGCCAACATGCCGTACCAAAGCGGCCAACACCCCGTACCAAAGCGGCCAACACGCGGGCTGGGGGTTCAAGCTCTCGGCGTGTTGGCCGTTCTGGGACGGTGTGTTGGCCGTTGTGGGACAGACGGGGGCGGTTTACTCGCCTCGGAACTGGGGTGGGCGTTTTTCCTTGAAGGCGCGGGGGCCTTCCTTTGCGTCGGCGCTGGCGAAGACCGCTGCTCCCAGCTTTCCTTCCAGTTGGAACGCCTCGTCCTCGGCCATGCCCTCTGTGTCCCGGATGGTGCGCAGGATCGCCTGTACTGCGAGTGGTCCGTTGGCGGCGATTCGGTTGGCCAGCTCCAGGGCCTTCTCCAGGGCCTGACCGTCTGGGACGACGTGGCCGATCAGGCCGATGTCCTTGGCTTCGGCGGCGGTGATGTGTCTGCCGGTCAGCAGCAGGTCCGCCGCCACGGTGTACGGGATCTGCCGGGGTAGCCGGACCGCGCTGCCGCCCAAGGGGAACAAGCCCCAGCGGGCCTCGGATACGCCGAACCTCGCGCTCTCGCCGGCGACCCGGATGTCGGTCGCCTGCAGGATCTCGGTGCCGCCGGCTATCGCTGGGCCCTCGACGGCGGCCAGCAATGGTTTGCTGAGGCGGCGGCCTTTCAGCAACGCGGGGATCACCGCCAGGTCGAAGCCTGCGCGGAACTGGTCGCTGGGGTGGGACTGGGTCATGGCCTTGAGGTCCGCGCCCGCGCAGAAGGCGCCGCCCGCGCCGGTGAGTACGCAGGCGCGGATGCTGGGGTTGTTGTCTACCTCGTCCCAGGCCTCGCTCATGATCGACAGCATGGGGCCGGACAGGGCGTTGCGCGCCTCCGGGCGGTTCAGCGTCACCACGAGCACGGCGTCTCGTTGTTCCACCAGGCAATGCGGAGCGTCAGCGGGCATGGAGCCGTTCTCCTCTCCATGGGCTATTGCCGGACAACGATAACACGTTCTACTTTCGAAGCGTGGCCGTCAACATCGCGGATCTCGTCGAACATGCCGTCGATCTCGTCCCCGAGCGCGTCGCCGTGATCTGCGGTGGGCGTCAGGTCAGCTACGCGGAACTGGAGGCGCGGTCCAACAGACTCGCCCACCACCTGCGAAAGCGTGGGGTCGTACCCGGTTCGCACATCGGGGTGCACTCGCGGAACTCCATCGAGGCGGTGGAGGCGATGATCGCCGCGTACAAGCTGCGCGCGGTGGCGATCAACGTCAACTACCGGTATCTCAAGAACGAGTTACAGTACCTGTTCAGCAACGCCGACCTGGTCGCGCTGATCCACGAGCAGCGGCACAGCGAGGTGGTCGCCGAAGTGCTGCCGCACGTCCCGGGACTGCGGCACACCGTGGTCATCCCGGACGAGTCCGGCCAGGAGTTCACCGGCGTGGCCTACCCGGACGCGCTCGCCGACGGCGCCCCGGACCGCGACTTCGCCGAGCGCAGCCCGGACGACCGCTACATCCTCTACACCGGCGGCACCACCGGCCAGCCCAAGGGCGTGGTGTGGCGGCACGAGGACATCTGGCGGGTGCTCGGCGGCGGCATCGACTTCCTCAGCGGCGCCCGGCTGCCCGACGAATGGCACCAATGCCGTGCTGGCAAGGACTTCGCGCTGATCCGGCTGCCGGTGGCCCCGCTCATCCACGGCGCCGCCCAGTGGGCCACCTTCCAGAGCCTGTTCGGCGGCGGGACCGTGGTGCTGGTGCCGCACTTCGACGCGGACGAGGTGTGGCAGGCGATCCAGCGGCACCGGGTCAACGTGCTCACCATCGTCGGCGACGCCATGGCCCGCCCGCTCATCGAGGCATACCACCGCGGTGGCTACGACGCCTCCTCGCTGTACGCGGTCTCCAGCAGCGCGGCCCTGTTCTCGCCCAGTGTCAAGGAACAGTACGTCGCCGCGCTGCCCAACATCATGCTCACCGACGCGATCGGCTCCTCCGAGACCGGGTTCAGCGGCATCGGCGTGATCGGCCGGGACGGGCAGCCCAAGGACGGACCGCGGGTCAAGGTGGACGCGGACACGGTGGTGATCGGCGAGGACGGAAAGCCTGTCGCCGCAGGGGTTGTGGGGCGGTTGGCGCGGTCGGGGCACGTGCC contains:
- a CDS encoding thiolase domain-containing protein yields the protein MAQLAAVLGTGQTHHAAKRLDVSMAGLCREAVDRALIDAGVELADIDAIVLGKAPDLFEGVMMPELHLADALGATGKPLLRVHTAGSVGGSTAVVAASLVQAGIHRRVLAVAFEKQSESNAMWALSVPTPFVMPVHAGAGGYFAPHVRAYIRRAGAPEHIGALVAVKDRRNGARNPHAHLRQPDITLESVQASPMLWDPIRYDETCPSSDGAAAIVLGDETAARAAPGNVAWVHATAMRTEPTSFAGRDQVNPRAGQEAAAALWRQAGITDPLRQVDVAEIYVPFSWFEPMWLENLGFAEAGQGWKLTEAGETELAGRLPVNPSGGVLSTNPIGASGLLRFAEAARQVQGRAGAHQVEGARTAVGHAYGGGSQFFALWVVGADRPGD
- a CDS encoding thiolase domain-containing protein; translated protein: MPEVAVVGFAQSPAVRRTSASGNGVELLVPLFQQVYLDTGLSKQDIGFWCSGSSDYLAGRAFSFVSAVDAIGAFPPISESHVEMDAAWALYEAWVRLKLGEVDVALVYGFGKSSAGELRRVLALQLDPYLMTPLWPDSVSIAGLQARLGMAQGRWSERAMAEVAARSRADARDNPEAQLIGTPTIEELLDQPYLADPLRAHDCAPISDGAAVVVLAAGDRARELCPRPAWITGLEHRIDSGQLGARDLTAVPSAVAAARAAGSDGVQVAELHAPFTHQEILLRQQLGLDEARINPSGGVLAGNPMFAAGLARIGLAARHIHTGTADRVLAHATSGPCLQQNLVCVMGGED
- a CDS encoding Zn-ribbon domain-containing OB-fold protein; the encoded protein is MSHEPLSAELRVEFAYTRSLGPTLGAFLTALREHRVLGVRGADGRVHVPPAEYDPVTAEPLTELVEVGSAGTVLSWTWQPEPLAGQPLAQPFAWALIRLDGADTALLHAVAAPGPGAMSIGLRVRARWAEEPVGAITDLACFELLDSPTPEPPVRTFDEPVRGTVSPVDLRYRHSASAAESEFLRGVEQGRLTGQRCSVCTQVYIPPRGACPTDGVPLTDWVELAEEGTVTSFCVVNVPFLGQRIQPPYVAASVLLDGADIPFQHLVLGIAPEQVRMGLRVRAVWRPRDQWGHTLENIDHFTPTGEPDAPFDSFARHL
- a CDS encoding LLM class F420-dependent oxidoreductase, producing MRLGLQLGYWGAGPPADTLELVTEAEQAGFDAVFAAESWGSDAFTPLAWWGSRTERIRLGTSVAQLSARSPAACAMHALTLDHLSGGRAILGLGVSGPQVVEGWYGQPFRKPLARTREYVSIIRQVLARQAPVRNDGPHYPLPYTGTGALGLGRPLKPITHPLRADLPIWLGAEGPANIAQTAEIADGWLAIYYTPRLAGIYREYLEEGFARPGARRSAADFEIAVSVPVVVTEDPAAALARLKPTYALYLGGMGAPSMNFHADVFARMGYGEVVAEVTRLFVAGRKEDAARAVPDEMVSEVTIIGGPERVRAEVRRWAAAGVSMLVVGCQDAAAVRAVGAAVVSSESGVAV
- a CDS encoding acyl-CoA synthetase, whose product is MSEPTGLWQIAQAYPDRTAVVEPDGTQVSYGELVRRANRYGRGFQALGLRPEDTVVALLPNSADLLAVFFAALQTGLYFVPVNWHLVGPEINYIIGDSGAKVFLAHERFTEAAQAAVAGAAVTEEARFAVGEIEGFRPLAELGAGEPATRPDERVLGSPMLYTSGTTGRPKGVRRPLTGEPVDEIPARNRLFFALFDLKPHDGHVHLCGSPLYHAAVLSFGVVSVLYGHPVVLMDGWDAEESLRLIERHGITHSHVVPTQFNRLLTLPAETRARYDLSSLRKIVHGAAPCPPETKRRMIEWLGPVIMEYYAATEGGGAVIDSAQWLAKPGSVGLPWPGSQVRVLDEEGTDRPVGEPGLVYLQAGAVTTFEYHGDPEKTKANRVGELFTMGDIGYLDAEGYLFLCDRRNDMIISGGVNIYPAEIEGELAVHPKVADVAVFGIPHPDWGEEVKAVVQPADGVTADAALTEELLAYAGTRLARFKLPRSIDYLDSLPRDPNGKLYKRRLREPYWAGSARNI
- a CDS encoding pyridoxamine 5'-phosphate oxidase family protein, with protein sequence MSRRDQITMSPAEVEDFLAERRTLVVASLGPTGHPHVVPMWFALLDGEIVFWTYASSQKVLNLRRDPRLSCLVEAGDSYEKLRGVSMEGTAQVETDPAAVLRVGTAILTRYGGGPVDEAAQEHIARQAVKRVAITFHRSRIASWDHRKLGAGVY
- a CDS encoding crotonase/enoyl-CoA hydratase family protein, coding for MPADAPHCLVEQRDAVLVVTLNRPEARNALSGPMLSIMSEAWDEVDNNPSIRACVLTGAGGAFCAGADLKAMTQSHPSDQFRAGFDLAVIPALLKGRRLSKPLLAAVEGPAIAGGTEILQATDIRVAGESARFGVSEARWGLFPLGGSAVRLPRQIPYTVAADLLLTGRHITAAEAKDIGLIGHVVPDGQALEKALELANRIAANGPLAVQAILRTIRDTEGMAEDEAFQLEGKLGAAVFASADAKEGPRAFKEKRPPQFRGE
- a CDS encoding acyl-CoA synthetase, with translation MAVNIADLVEHAVDLVPERVAVICGGRQVSYAELEARSNRLAHHLRKRGVVPGSHIGVHSRNSIEAVEAMIAAYKLRAVAINVNYRYLKNELQYLFSNADLVALIHEQRHSEVVAEVLPHVPGLRHTVVIPDESGQEFTGVAYPDALADGAPDRDFAERSPDDRYILYTGGTTGQPKGVVWRHEDIWRVLGGGIDFLSGARLPDEWHQCRAGKDFALIRLPVAPLIHGAAQWATFQSLFGGGTVVLVPHFDADEVWQAIQRHRVNVLTIVGDAMARPLIEAYHRGGYDASSLYAVSSSAALFSPSVKEQYVAALPNIMLTDAIGSSETGFSGIGVIGRDGQPKDGPRVKVDADTVVIGEDGKPVAAGVVGRLARSGHVPLGYYKDPVKTATMLTEIDGRRYAIPGDYARVEPDGTVTLLGRGNTSINTAGEKVYPEEVEGALKSHPDVFDALVVGIPDERLGRRVAALVQPRPGATPGFSALDAHVRGLIAGYKVPRSLWLVEEIGRTASGKPDYRWAQRYVEEHRDANVAV